A genome region from Akkermansiaceae bacterium includes the following:
- a CDS encoding sialate O-acetylesterase, with the protein MRTLSKWNAFIFLAALLALPHAHAKPVPANGKLKVFILAGQSNMVGFGQVKGSPGTMESYLKTNPKDYGKLVDESGNPVVRDDVWIVNLSDAANVQKGWLTTGYGAAGGHIGPEYGFGFVMGDHYEDPVLLIKSAWGGRSLKHNFLSPSSADYPKPEKDGDMGFHYAEVLRHVKEITGDVKKHFPDYDGKGYEIVGFGWHQGWNDRIDQGAVDAYEANLTNFVKDIRKDLGIADLPFVIANTGMGGWDIPVRYKAKVEKLMEAQLALADPEKHPEFKGTVAGVETRDFQRTREESPSGQDFHWMRNWETLYLIGKTMGDKMVGLLAAEK; encoded by the coding sequence ATGAGAACCCTATCGAAATGGAATGCATTCATTTTCCTCGCCGCGCTCCTCGCGCTGCCTCACGCCCATGCCAAGCCCGTCCCGGCCAACGGCAAGCTCAAGGTCTTCATCCTCGCGGGCCAGTCGAACATGGTCGGCTTCGGCCAGGTGAAAGGCAGCCCCGGAACCATGGAGTCCTACCTGAAAACCAATCCCAAGGACTACGGCAAGCTCGTCGATGAGTCCGGTAATCCGGTCGTCCGCGACGATGTCTGGATCGTCAATCTCTCCGATGCCGCCAACGTACAGAAGGGTTGGCTCACCACAGGCTACGGTGCCGCCGGCGGTCACATCGGGCCGGAATACGGCTTCGGCTTCGTGATGGGAGACCACTACGAGGATCCCGTCCTGCTCATCAAATCCGCCTGGGGCGGGCGCTCCTTGAAGCATAATTTCCTCTCCCCAAGCTCCGCGGATTACCCGAAGCCGGAAAAGGACGGCGACATGGGCTTTCATTACGCCGAAGTCCTTCGCCATGTGAAGGAGATCACAGGGGACGTGAAAAAGCATTTCCCGGACTACGATGGCAAGGGCTACGAGATTGTCGGGTTCGGCTGGCACCAGGGATGGAACGACCGCATCGATCAAGGCGCCGTCGATGCCTACGAGGCGAACCTCACAAACTTCGTCAAGGACATCAGGAAAGATCTCGGCATCGCGGATCTCCCTTTCGTAATCGCGAACACCGGCATGGGCGGATGGGACATCCCGGTCCGCTACAAGGCCAAGGTCGAGAAACTCATGGAGGCCCAGCTCGCACTCGCCGATCCGGAAAAACATCCCGAGTTCAAGGGCACGGTCGCCGGGGTCGAGACCCGGGACTTCCAGAGAACGCGCGAGGAATCGCCCTCCGGCCAGGACTTCCACTGGATGCGAAACTGGGAGACCCTCTACCTCATCGGGAAAACGATGGGCGATAAGATGGTAGGGCTTTTGGCCGCAGAGAAATGA